Proteins encoded in a region of the Acidobacteriota bacterium genome:
- a CDS encoding nitrate reductase cytochrome c-type subunit — translation MTARRMLLAFLVVAVAVVAMAFWRAGQDGAAGPGVSDLDIGLRRTALTDDRVPPLAVFTDATPGGNAKLARAFDGAPPLIPHSLDGFVPIRSSENTCLLCHQTGSTDPADPPQVPRSHLTDLRAAPDVVRETVAGARWNCTACHVMQSDAPVLVGNRFGTTGR, via the coding sequence ATGACGGCACGACGCATGCTCCTGGCGTTCCTGGTGGTGGCGGTGGCCGTCGTGGCCATGGCGTTCTGGCGTGCCGGTCAGGATGGCGCCGCCGGGCCTGGAGTGTCGGACCTCGACATCGGCCTGCGACGGACGGCGCTGACTGACGATCGCGTGCCGCCATTGGCCGTGTTCACGGACGCCACGCCGGGCGGTAACGCCAAGCTGGCGCGCGCCTTTGATGGCGCGCCGCCGCTCATCCCGCACAGCCTTGACGGGTTCGTGCCGATTCGGTCGTCCGAAAATACCTGTCTGCTCTGTCATCAGACAGGCAGCACCGACCCTGCCGATCCGCCGCAGGTGCCCCGCAGTCACCTCACCGATCTTCGCGCTGCACCCGACGTGGTGCGAGAAACCGTGGCTGGTGCGCGCTGGAACTGCACCGCCTGTCACGTCATGCAAAGTGATGCGCCCGTGCTGGTCGGCAATCGTTTCGGCACGACGGGGCGATAG
- a CDS encoding aminopeptidase P family protein, translating to MRRRLLAVAFVCVAVSVSPAAPTARALDTAEYASRRSLLMGGIGDGVAIFLGATTPESDVAFRQGHDFFYMTGVEIPDAVLVVDGMRKESVLFFTMDEKTADGMGLPVDLVRAPAKVTGIERVMPADGFNGYLAGLVRRNTPVYTLFRPEEIGPENSNEKFNALQRSMTMNDWDGRLTRELQFVKLLRERFPQVDVRDSSTLVWNLRKYKSTAELALMRDAAQLGVEGHKAFIRSTQPGVAERSLAALFEFVTALGGSRGLAYYTIIMSGKNHAYGHYHAYDRVLADGEFVILDAGPDLGNYHVDISTTFPVSGKFSARQRELYEAALVVRDAAIENYRPGITLRQVGQKMEEALKANGLERFASDFASIIRYGGYNHSIGLATHDVMGTFAGPDEVLKPGFVFACDIQLFRFDEQIGIRIEDTVAITATGREVLSAGAPRTVAEIEALMKEEGILQAIRR from the coding sequence ATGAGACGACGTCTTCTGGCAGTGGCATTCGTGTGTGTGGCCGTGTCGGTGAGTCCTGCGGCGCCCACGGCACGCGCACTCGATACGGCGGAGTACGCGTCGCGGCGCAGCCTGTTGATGGGAGGCATCGGCGACGGGGTTGCGATCTTTCTGGGAGCGACGACGCCGGAGAGCGACGTCGCCTTCCGGCAGGGGCACGACTTCTTCTACATGACCGGCGTTGAAATTCCTGACGCCGTCCTGGTCGTAGACGGCATGCGAAAAGAAAGCGTGCTGTTCTTCACGATGGACGAAAAGACCGCTGATGGGATGGGCCTTCCGGTGGACCTGGTCCGGGCACCGGCCAAGGTCACCGGCATCGAGCGTGTCATGCCAGCCGATGGCTTCAATGGGTATCTCGCCGGCCTTGTCCGCCGCAACACGCCCGTCTACACCCTGTTCAGGCCCGAGGAAATCGGCCCCGAGAACAGCAACGAAAAGTTCAACGCGCTGCAGCGATCGATGACGATGAATGACTGGGACGGGCGATTGACCCGGGAACTGCAGTTCGTCAAGTTGCTGCGCGAGCGGTTTCCGCAGGTCGACGTTCGCGACAGTTCAACGCTGGTCTGGAATCTGCGCAAATACAAGTCGACGGCCGAGTTGGCGCTCATGCGCGATGCGGCGCAGTTGGGCGTGGAGGGCCACAAGGCGTTCATCCGGTCGACTCAGCCGGGCGTTGCGGAGCGGTCGCTGGCGGCTCTGTTCGAGTTCGTCACCGCGCTCGGTGGCAGCCGCGGACTGGCCTACTACACGATCATCATGTCGGGGAAGAATCACGCCTACGGCCACTATCACGCCTACGACCGCGTGCTGGCCGACGGGGAGTTCGTGATACTCGACGCGGGACCAGACCTCGGCAACTATCACGTGGATATCTCCACCACGTTCCCCGTCTCGGGGAAATTCTCGGCCAGACAGCGCGAGTTGTATGAGGCGGCGCTCGTCGTGCGCGACGCGGCCATCGAGAACTACCGGCCCGGTATCACGCTTCGCCAGGTGGGCCAGAAAATGGAAGAGGCGCTCAAGGCAAACGGGCTCGAGCGGTTTGCGAGCGACTTTGCCAGCATCATCCGCTACGGCGGCTACAACCACTCGATTGGCCTGGCGACCCACGACGTCATGGGCACGTTTGCCGGTCCCGATGAAGTGCTGAAGCCCGGTTTCGTCTTTGCCTGCGACATTCAGCTCTTCCGGTTCGACGAACAGATTGGCATCCGTATCGAGGACACCGTCGCGATCACTGCAACGGGGCGTGAGGTGCTCTCGGCCGGCGCGCCGCGGACGGTCGCGGAAATTGAAGCACTGATGAAGGAAGAGGGCATCCTGCAGGCGATTCGGCGGTAG
- a CDS encoding penicillin acylase family protein gives MARPRLLLAGVLTLLLVTIVALPARQVATPPDALRALARAALTPIDGEQRLVGLRDTVEVIRDRWGIPHIYAQNTEDLFFAQGYVMAQDRLWQMEMWRREREGRMAEILGPQAVGRDRQARLLRYRGPMDDREWTSYHPDGKRIFEAYAAGVNAFITAHKNTLPIEFVLTGVTPDPWTAETVVLRTATFGDATAELTLARAVVRLGREAANRQRNPDPWDDLALPEGLDLSIIDETVTTTGGRAGGGGRGGNTPEILEQYRPLVGARGRSGFEPKTFGPSAPPDPPGSNNWVVSGRLSATGKPVVVNDPHRTVTHPSLRYIVHLHAPGWNVIGSGEVPFVGAAIGHNERLGWGLTIVGTDMEDVYVEDVNPANPGEVRFRGQWEPVRVVREEVRVKGGAAETVELKFTRHGPVFHEDRARNKFYVLRSAMLEPGTAPYLGSLRLAQSKDCKTFLTDAMYWKAPSENLICGDVEGNISWQASALTPDRRTAGADGRSWVGRLPVPGTGAYEWNGFRRDLPRELNPERGFIATANHNVQPKDYAPPLMFKSSANLPYERITRLRQLFDSPKPFTLDDHRRMQLDARHLRAESEIALFRGWTSSTAAVERARQLLASWNATLARDSAAAAIHDVWRGMSSAAERDPSRSADARKAEHEATLAKAVAEMTSSQGADWSQWRWGRLHTRPFPFPLVPAYSLATVERPGGTGTLAADGASYREILDVADWDRSLVTNVPGQSAQPESPFFSNLHALWANDEFFPLVYSRARIDKERAHTLTLRALRAVEHAVQREEVQTRLPSMMRPWPAAPPLHGAPPKGEWR, from the coding sequence ATGGCGCGACCCAGACTGCTTCTTGCCGGCGTCCTCACCCTCCTCCTCGTCACCATCGTCGCGCTGCCTGCCCGGCAGGTGGCGACGCCTCCTGATGCGCTTCGGGCGCTGGCGCGGGCGGCGCTCACGCCAATCGATGGTGAGCAACGCCTCGTGGGACTGCGTGACACCGTCGAGGTGATTCGCGATCGCTGGGGCATCCCGCACATCTACGCGCAGAACACGGAGGATCTGTTCTTTGCGCAGGGGTATGTCATGGCCCAGGACCGGCTGTGGCAGATGGAGATGTGGCGGCGCGAGCGGGAAGGCCGCATGGCCGAGATCCTCGGGCCGCAGGCGGTCGGGCGTGATCGGCAGGCGCGGCTGCTCCGGTATCGCGGCCCCATGGATGATCGTGAATGGACGAGTTATCACCCGGACGGCAAACGCATCTTCGAGGCGTACGCGGCGGGCGTGAATGCTTTTATCACCGCGCACAAGAACACACTGCCTATCGAGTTCGTGTTGACCGGCGTCACGCCGGACCCGTGGACGGCCGAAACCGTCGTACTGCGGACGGCAACGTTTGGTGACGCCACCGCAGAACTGACACTGGCGCGTGCGGTGGTGCGGCTGGGGCGCGAGGCGGCGAATCGTCAACGCAATCCGGATCCCTGGGACGACCTGGCGTTGCCCGAAGGCCTCGACCTCTCGATCATCGACGAGACCGTCACCACGACCGGTGGACGCGCGGGCGGCGGCGGTCGCGGCGGGAATACGCCTGAGATCCTGGAACAGTATCGGCCCCTGGTCGGCGCGCGCGGCCGCAGCGGATTTGAACCGAAGACGTTTGGCCCCTCCGCGCCACCTGATCCTCCCGGTTCAAACAATTGGGTGGTGAGTGGCCGCCTCTCAGCGACCGGCAAACCCGTCGTCGTCAACGATCCTCATCGCACGGTGACCCATCCGTCGCTGCGCTACATCGTCCACCTGCATGCGCCAGGCTGGAACGTGATCGGATCGGGCGAAGTGCCGTTTGTCGGCGCGGCCATCGGTCACAACGAACGACTCGGATGGGGCCTGACGATTGTCGGCACCGACATGGAGGACGTCTACGTGGAGGACGTCAATCCGGCCAATCCCGGTGAAGTCCGATTCCGCGGACAGTGGGAACCGGTGCGCGTGGTGCGCGAAGAAGTGCGCGTCAAAGGCGGCGCCGCGGAGACGGTCGAGCTGAAGTTCACACGGCACGGTCCGGTGTTCCACGAGGACCGCGCGCGCAACAAGTTCTACGTTCTTCGTTCGGCGATGCTCGAGCCCGGCACGGCGCCCTACCTTGGCAGCCTGCGCCTGGCGCAATCCAAGGACTGCAAAACGTTCCTCACCGATGCGATGTACTGGAAGGCTCCGAGCGAGAACCTGATCTGCGGCGATGTCGAGGGCAATATCTCCTGGCAGGCCTCGGCACTCACGCCCGATCGCCGCACCGCCGGTGCGGACGGACGGTCCTGGGTGGGCCGACTGCCGGTGCCCGGCACCGGCGCGTATGAGTGGAATGGTTTCCGTCGGGACCTGCCTCGTGAGCTCAATCCCGAGCGCGGCTTCATTGCGACCGCCAATCACAACGTGCAGCCGAAGGACTACGCGCCGCCGCTCATGTTCAAGTCGTCAGCCAATCTGCCCTACGAGCGCATTACCCGGCTGCGGCAGTTGTTTGATTCGCCGAAGCCCTTCACGCTGGACGACCACCGACGTATGCAGCTCGACGCCAGACATCTGCGCGCGGAGAGCGAGATTGCGCTGTTTCGTGGATGGACCTCCTCAACCGCAGCGGTCGAACGCGCGCGACAGTTGCTCGCCTCGTGGAACGCAACCCTCGCCAGGGACAGCGCCGCGGCGGCCATCCACGACGTGTGGCGCGGCATGTCGAGCGCCGCAGAGCGTGACCCGTCACGGTCTGCGGACGCACGAAAGGCTGAACACGAAGCGACGCTGGCGAAAGCCGTCGCCGAGATGACGTCCTCACAGGGCGCGGACTGGTCGCAGTGGCGCTGGGGACGCTTGCACACGCGGCCGTTCCCGTTCCCGCTGGTGCCCGCCTACAGCCTCGCGACCGTCGAACGTCCGGGCGGCACCGGCACCCTCGCCGCCGACGGCGCGAGTTATCGCGAAATTCTCGACGTGGCCGACTGGGATCGATCACTTGTGACCAACGTGCCCGGCCAGTCGGCACAACCCGAGAGCCCATTCTTCAGCAACCTGCACGCGCTGTGGGCGAACGATGAATTCTTTCCGCTCGTGTACTCGCGTGCGCGTATCGACAAAGAACGCGCGCACACGTTGACGCTCCGCGCGCTAAGAGCGGTCGAGCACGCAGTCCAACGAGAGGAAGTGCAGACGCGACTCCCGAGTATGATGCGCCCATGGCCCGCGGCACCGCCGCTTCACGGTGCGCCGCCAAAGGGAGAATGGCGATGA
- a CDS encoding ABC transporter permease — MWTDLRHAWRALWLAPGFTLVALAVLTLGVGATTAMFSVVDAVVLKALPFEDESRLVSVLEVTRTTGRPGPAAPQNFLDWTSRTKSVFEDLGTFGRSAFAPADPELKAVEVRGVSASLLRVLRVRPSLGAVFTAEQESEGFHRVLIISDALWRRRFAADPGVVGRTIPAADGPWQIVGVFAPDFGYPMPQAGVEFVWHPYVPLREDRDRNAPGKAYFLTVIGRLAPGVSVPEARAGMAAVTADLAQAYPAWFENRTSTVMPLRTWLVGDAGPAMRMLLASVAMLLLIACANVANLVLARSTTRAREIAVRSALGASRWVLTRGLLVEGLLLSAMGAALGVLAAWWSVEAIGALLPPTLFRLSEIAINARVLAVAVSTSIVTGIVFGLLPAWQHSRSNVSSTLVQTAGGGTSGATRRRLRTGIMVAEVALAVVLLVGASLFLASFANVMRLDLGFDYKPLTMVRVNAILRSVPPEGRAAERERASAVVEDARMSVAGVSGIEAVAFMGTGGAPLSGGSAATALRVIDRPALANTESSVEIKAVSANYFDVMGMTMVRGDGFGGATRAAVGQSAIVISELAVQRFFGGDDPIGQSVQTGDGTVRTVTGVVRGSRVKGPEVDVVPEVFVPVGPATGMGGALIVRTRRGATPSPAQLKAAAETAGTVRVGAVQPLSALFDNLLKPRRLNTVLVAVFGALALAIATIGIYGVMSYIVAQRAREVGVRMALGAQPSDVRNSVLREAAAILAAGIVIGTAVATMATRVVASFLFQVEPQDPWLYAAAVGVLALAGLVAALIPAVRASRVNPIIVLRT, encoded by the coding sequence ATGTGGACTGACCTGCGACACGCGTGGCGCGCTCTCTGGCTGGCACCCGGGTTCACCCTGGTAGCCCTGGCCGTGCTGACCCTGGGCGTCGGCGCCACCACCGCAATGTTCTCTGTGGTGGACGCGGTGGTGCTCAAGGCTCTGCCATTCGAGGACGAATCCCGGCTGGTGAGTGTGCTCGAGGTGACGCGGACCACCGGTCGACCGGGTCCGGCGGCGCCACAGAACTTCCTCGATTGGACGTCGCGCACCAAGTCGGTCTTCGAAGATCTAGGCACGTTCGGCCGCAGCGCTTTCGCACCAGCCGACCCGGAACTCAAGGCCGTGGAGGTCCGCGGCGTCAGCGCCAGCCTGCTGCGAGTGCTGCGTGTGCGACCCTCGCTGGGCGCGGTGTTCACTGCGGAACAGGAGAGCGAAGGATTCCACAGGGTGCTGATCATCAGTGACGCCCTCTGGCGGCGTCGCTTCGCTGCTGACCCTGGAGTGGTGGGCAGAACGATCCCTGCCGCCGACGGGCCATGGCAGATTGTCGGCGTGTTCGCGCCCGACTTCGGATATCCGATGCCGCAGGCCGGAGTCGAGTTTGTGTGGCACCCGTATGTGCCGCTGCGTGAGGACCGCGACCGTAACGCCCCAGGCAAAGCCTATTTCCTGACGGTGATCGGCCGGCTGGCGCCTGGGGTGTCGGTGCCTGAGGCGCGCGCCGGGATGGCCGCAGTGACCGCGGATCTGGCTCAAGCCTACCCGGCCTGGTTTGAGAACCGTACCAGCACCGTGATGCCGTTGCGCACCTGGCTGGTAGGCGACGCGGGCCCAGCGATGCGCATGCTGTTGGCGTCGGTCGCCATGCTGTTGCTCATCGCGTGCGCGAACGTGGCCAATCTCGTCCTCGCGCGATCTACGACCCGCGCTCGCGAAATCGCGGTGCGTTCAGCGCTTGGCGCCTCGCGCTGGGTGTTGACGCGTGGACTGCTCGTCGAAGGCCTGCTGCTGTCGGCGATGGGCGCCGCCCTCGGCGTGCTTGCCGCGTGGTGGAGCGTGGAAGCGATCGGGGCGCTGCTGCCTCCGACCCTGTTCAGATTGTCGGAAATCGCGATCAACGCGCGTGTCCTCGCCGTCGCTGTGTCCACCAGCATCGTCACTGGAATCGTGTTCGGGCTGCTGCCGGCGTGGCAGCACTCCCGGTCAAATGTGTCCTCGACGCTGGTGCAGACCGCCGGAGGCGGCACGAGCGGCGCGACCCGTCGCCGGCTTCGGACGGGCATCATGGTGGCGGAAGTGGCGCTCGCCGTCGTCCTGCTCGTGGGCGCGTCGCTGTTTCTGGCCAGCTTCGCAAACGTGATGCGTCTCGACCTGGGTTTCGACTACAAGCCGCTCACGATGGTGCGTGTCAACGCGATTCTGCGATCGGTGCCGCCCGAAGGGCGGGCCGCCGAACGAGAGCGGGCGTCGGCCGTTGTGGAAGACGCACGAATGTCGGTGGCGGGCGTCTCAGGCATTGAGGCCGTCGCGTTCATGGGGACTGGCGGGGCGCCGCTGTCGGGTGGCTCGGCGGCCACCGCGCTTCGAGTTATTGACCGCCCGGCGCTCGCCAACACGGAAAGCAGTGTGGAAATCAAAGCTGTGTCGGCAAACTACTTCGACGTGATGGGCATGACGATGGTGCGTGGGGATGGGTTCGGAGGGGCCACCCGCGCAGCGGTTGGGCAGAGCGCAATCGTGATCAGCGAACTGGCGGTTCAGCGATTCTTCGGGGGCGATGATCCGATCGGCCAGTCCGTGCAGACCGGCGATGGCACCGTGCGCACGGTCACCGGCGTGGTTCGGGGTTCACGCGTCAAGGGGCCGGAAGTGGACGTCGTGCCCGAGGTGTTTGTGCCGGTCGGGCCAGCCACAGGCATGGGTGGCGCGTTGATTGTGCGCACTCGTCGCGGCGCCACGCCATCTCCCGCGCAACTCAAGGCGGCGGCGGAGACGGCCGGAACCGTGCGCGTGGGAGCGGTCCAGCCGTTGAGCGCCCTGTTCGACAACCTGCTCAAGCCGCGGCGTCTGAATACTGTGTTGGTCGCGGTCTTCGGCGCGCTCGCGCTGGCCATCGCCACGATCGGCATCTATGGCGTGATGTCCTACATCGTCGCGCAACGGGCGCGTGAGGTCGGCGTGCGGATGGCGCTCGGCGCGCAACCGTCGGATGTGCGGAACAGCGTGCTCAGGGAAGCCGCCGCCATCCTCGCCGCTGGCATCGTCATTGGCACGGCCGTCGCGACGATGGCCACCAGGGTCGTGGCGTCATTCCTCTTTCAGGTCGAGCCTCAGGATCCGTGGCTCTACGCTGCGGCTGTTGGGGTGCTCGCGCTGGCCGGCCTTGTCGCGGCACTCATCCCGGCGGTCCGCGCGTCTCGCGTCAATCCAATCATTGTGCTGCGCACCTGA
- a CDS encoding MtrB/PioB family outer membrane beta-barrel protein, with the protein MKKILRVTALIAMGLLVAGSYAAAQEAPAKTSGGKIVFGALSVKDISSAKFEEYREVPRDISIPYANVFSRKDGFLFDFHAFNVRQSDQRYTGWLNSGRVGLFFDYNQTPHNIGNNGRTMFSESAPGVWTMSTSLRQVLQTANDTRLPTATRTVDFYDNLLGPTLASANVMDLLGLRKRGSAELTYGGGDAPYALAVTYMRQVRSGYRRLSGGNVRSQVNPSYEVPERSDDVVQDFGFRAAYNFTRGNVHAAFNRNLYDNNAETLTIDNPFQAFDAVSTNAVGATPALGGPSRSLFVNAPDNEASTGSAGFLLKFAKQTRLSGDVAMGRWTQNAAFYPYTINSVILTGTAQPANLVSSLQKPSLNGKINTTTVNLNFSSRPVKALGLRASYRTHDLTNKTDRWVISGDTSPNPDRAWVNTTIAADAPYGHLTANPYDTNTKRLLAAATYDFGDLTVEGVFHNTKITRTYREATKGEDTGYQAAAIYRSSDLVSLRAKYEDISRTAEGETFYGFQADEAERDTKRASVAVILSPISTLDLSFDYGRRHVEFTNRPNRRATTVGAPEIPDTPVGLLDAKYDTYTVEVDFTPNDRAAIGAYYTYEKDRSTNQWATLTGTALNNLLNYAGSDKTDTYGANAVFQIVPEKWTLSFNAMHQKVDGLMDITAREAGSFYTPGRTTLILPGQGGAADIVDYDDTELTTVVANLDYNVATDWKISMGYWFEKYDFRDAFTQGSLLMPQSVYVFMKPDNGPYKAHVVYAKLSYVF; encoded by the coding sequence ATGAAAAAAATACTGAGAGTAACGGCGCTTATCGCCATGGGGCTTCTCGTGGCGGGTTCATACGCGGCGGCGCAAGAGGCGCCCGCCAAGACCTCCGGCGGCAAGATCGTCTTCGGCGCACTGAGCGTCAAAGACATCTCGTCGGCAAAGTTCGAGGAGTACCGCGAGGTGCCCAGGGACATCTCGATCCCGTACGCGAACGTCTTCAGTCGCAAGGACGGATTCCTCTTCGACTTCCACGCGTTTAACGTGCGCCAGTCCGACCAGCGCTACACCGGCTGGTTGAACTCGGGCAGGGTGGGCCTGTTCTTCGACTACAACCAGACTCCCCACAACATCGGAAACAACGGCCGCACGATGTTCTCCGAGAGCGCTCCAGGCGTGTGGACGATGAGTACGTCCCTGCGCCAGGTGCTCCAGACGGCCAACGACACGCGGCTCCCAACCGCCACGCGGACCGTGGATTTTTATGACAACCTGCTGGGCCCCACGCTGGCGTCTGCCAACGTGATGGACCTGCTGGGCCTCCGCAAACGTGGCTCGGCTGAGCTCACATACGGCGGCGGCGACGCGCCCTATGCGCTGGCCGTCACCTACATGCGCCAGGTCAGATCCGGCTATCGCCGACTGAGCGGCGGCAACGTCCGCAGCCAGGTCAACCCGTCCTACGAGGTGCCGGAGCGTTCAGACGACGTGGTCCAGGACTTCGGCTTCCGCGCGGCGTACAACTTCACACGAGGCAACGTCCACGCGGCGTTCAACCGCAACCTGTATGACAACAACGCCGAGACACTGACCATCGACAACCCGTTCCAGGCGTTTGATGCGGTGTCCACCAACGCGGTGGGCGCGACCCCAGCACTGGGCGGACCCTCGCGCAGCCTGTTTGTCAACGCGCCTGACAACGAGGCCAGCACGGGCTCGGCCGGGTTCCTGTTGAAGTTCGCCAAGCAGACCCGCCTCAGTGGTGACGTCGCGATGGGGCGGTGGACGCAAAACGCCGCGTTCTACCCGTACACCATCAACTCGGTGATCCTGACGGGCACCGCACAGCCGGCCAACCTCGTCTCGTCGCTCCAGAAGCCGTCACTCAACGGCAAGATCAACACGACGACGGTGAACCTGAACTTCTCCTCGCGGCCCGTCAAGGCCCTGGGCCTCCGCGCCAGTTACCGCACCCATGACCTCACCAACAAGACCGACCGGTGGGTCATTTCCGGGGACACGTCGCCGAATCCGGATCGGGCCTGGGTGAACACGACCATCGCGGCCGATGCACCATACGGGCATCTCACCGCGAATCCGTACGACACCAACACGAAACGTCTGCTCGCGGCCGCCACCTACGACTTCGGCGACCTCACGGTTGAAGGCGTGTTCCACAATACGAAAATCACGCGGACCTATCGCGAGGCCACCAAGGGCGAAGACACCGGGTACCAGGCCGCAGCGATCTACCGCAGCAGCGATCTGGTGAGTCTGCGCGCCAAGTACGAGGACATCTCGCGAACGGCGGAGGGCGAGACGTTCTACGGGTTCCAGGCTGACGAGGCCGAGCGTGACACCAAGCGCGCATCGGTCGCCGTGATCCTGTCGCCGATCAGCACCCTCGACCTGAGCTTCGACTACGGGAGGCGTCACGTCGAGTTCACCAACCGGCCGAATCGGCGAGCCACTACGGTAGGCGCACCGGAGATTCCGGACACCCCCGTTGGCCTGCTGGACGCGAAGTACGACACCTATACAGTAGAGGTCGACTTCACTCCGAACGACCGGGCCGCTATCGGCGCTTACTACACCTACGAGAAGGACCGTTCCACGAATCAGTGGGCCACCCTCACGGGCACGGCACTCAACAACCTGCTCAACTACGCGGGCAGCGACAAGACCGACACCTACGGCGCGAACGCGGTGTTCCAGATCGTGCCGGAGAAGTGGACACTGTCGTTTAACGCGATGCACCAGAAGGTTGATGGCCTGATGGACATCACCGCGCGCGAAGCCGGTTCGTTTTACACGCCGGGTCGTACGACGCTCATTCTGCCGGGACAGGGCGGCGCTGCGGACATCGTGGACTACGACGACACCGAGTTGACCACCGTCGTCGCGAACCTTGATTACAACGTGGCCACGGACTGGAAGATCAGCATGGGGTACTGGTTCGAGAAGTATGACTTCCGGGATGCGTTCACGCAGGGCAGTCTGCTCATGCCGCAGAGCGTGTACGTCTTCATGAAGCCCGACAACGGCCCGTACAAGGCGCATGTGGTCTACGCGAAGTTGAGCTACGTGTTCTAA
- a CDS encoding DmsE family decaheme c-type cytochrome, with translation MAAASTPIDVEQCTTCHDKAGSEAFKNSKHGELTQSCANCHANASEHAKAQADGRTDGPVPTLKKLDAQESNAICLSCHEKANQASFLSSMHARRDVACSSCHSVHAYKSIKAQLKTKTDTETCVTCHKAERSELNRTSHHPVREGKMGCASCHNPHDGVRPKMIKAESVNELCYTCHTEKRGPFLFEHAPVREDCVSCHQPHGSNHKSMLTSKMPNLCWNCHISGSGHFGSGDNLSTEAGVRSAPPGAPTGFPTVNSRFIERGCTKCHLNIHGSNSPSGAYFVR, from the coding sequence ATGGCTGCGGCCTCGACACCGATCGATGTCGAACAGTGCACCACCTGCCATGACAAAGCCGGTAGTGAGGCATTCAAAAACAGCAAGCACGGCGAACTCACACAGAGTTGTGCCAACTGTCACGCGAACGCGAGTGAACACGCGAAGGCGCAGGCCGACGGCCGGACGGATGGCCCGGTGCCGACGCTCAAGAAGCTCGACGCCCAGGAGAGCAACGCGATCTGTCTTAGCTGCCACGAAAAGGCCAATCAGGCCAGCTTCCTGAGCAGCATGCATGCGCGCCGCGATGTGGCCTGCTCAAGCTGCCACAGTGTGCACGCCTACAAGTCAATCAAGGCCCAGCTCAAGACCAAGACGGATACGGAGACCTGCGTCACGTGTCACAAAGCCGAACGAAGCGAACTGAACCGGACGTCGCATCATCCCGTGCGCGAAGGCAAGATGGGCTGCGCCAGCTGCCACAACCCGCACGACGGCGTGCGCCCGAAGATGATCAAGGCAGAGTCGGTCAATGAACTCTGTTACACGTGCCATACCGAGAAGCGCGGACCATTCCTGTTCGAGCACGCCCCGGTTCGTGAAGACTGCGTGTCCTGTCACCAGCCGCATGGATCGAATCACAAGTCGATGCTCACCTCGAAAATGCCGAATCTGTGCTGGAACTGCCACATCAGCGGCTCCGGTCATTTCGGGTCCGGTGACAACCTCTCAACCGAGGCGGGCGTTCGTTCAGCGCCGCCAGGAGCGCCCACCGGCTTCCCCACCGTCAACTCACGCTTCATTGAGCGAGGGTGTACGAAGTGCCACTTGAATATTCACGGCTCCAACTCGCCCTCCGGCGCATACTTCGTGAGATAA